TTAGTTAAGAATACTTACTCAATAAATGGTTCGATCTCTTGACAATTCAACAATACATAAATATGAGCAGCAGAATACTCCTCATTTGACATGATCCTTCTATGCGGTATTCGACCAAAAGGTCGACCTGAATGAgtgaaaattgaaatgcgccCCATTGGTTCAATGTTTCCCCCATCATCATTTCTTGgaactttgtttaatcttgtTGGGATTTGTGGCTCAAAGTAATGAGAACAAAAGGTTGATATTTCCTCAATAATGTATGCCTCGACAATTGAACCCTCAACAGAAGCTTTATTTCGGACTTTTTTCTTCAAGTCAAAAAGGAACCTATTATTAACAAATTTGATTGTTATTTCATTAAgaaatatatatgtgaaataaataaaaaaggcaTTTTTGCAATATTTACCGCTCGAATGGATACATCCAACGATATTGCACTGGTCCACCTACTTTGGCCTCATAAGCAATATGAATAGGCAAATGCTCCATTGAGTCAAAGAAACCCGGTGGGAATATCTTTTCTAACTTGCAAATTGTTTCAATAATGTTTTTTTCTAATATCTCAATATTGTCCACAAATAGTATAGTTGCAAGAATGTCCCTAAAAATGACTAAGCTCGATTAATGCATCCCAAACCGCTTTAGGCAATATGTCACGAAATGCGATTGGGATCAATCTTTGCATCAATATGTGGCATCATGACTTTTCAATCCAAAAACTTACAGTCCTCCACACTTACAGCCCGTGCGATGTTGGAAGCATATCCATCAGGCAATCTCAAATCCTTTagccactgacaaattatttgttTTTGTTCTTTATTCAAAGTATAAGTGGCTTTAGGTTTGCATACTCTACCATTATATTGCACTAAGTGTAATTCAGGACGCTTGCAATAAACTTTTAAGTCCTCTCTTGCTTTGGAGTTGTCCTTAGTTTTCCCATTCACATCCATAACTGTGTAGAATACATTGTCAAACACATTCTTCTCTATATGCATCACATCTAAATTATGCCGAATTAAATTTGAATTCCAATATGGAAGCTCCCAAAATATACTCCTCTTGACCCAATTATGGTGTACACCAAATCCAGGTATTGTTTGCTTCCCACTAGTTGTCCCAAATACAATATCAGGTAGTGAATTTACTCGATTTTGTATAACATCACCAGACAAACGAGGAGGGGGTGGACTCCTTTCTATGACACCTTTTTTGAATTTATCTTTTTGTCTTCTGTATGGATGGTTGAGAGGAAGAAATTGGCGATGACAATCAAAGAATGATGCTTTCCCACCGTGTTGAAGAACAAAAGCTTTACTACCTTCCATGCAATACGGACAAGCCAATTTTCCATGTGTGCTCCATCCGGATAACATACCATATGCAGGAAAATCACTTACTGTCCATAAAAGTGCTGCTTTCATATGAAAGTTCTGCTTAGTATGAATATCATGAGTCAAAACTCCTTCAGTCCATAACATTTTCAACTCATCAATCAAAGGCCTCAAGAACACATCCAAACTCTTGCCAGGGCTTTTAGGACCCGGAATCACCATATTCAAGAACATATAAGGTTTTTTCATGGCCATCCAAGGAGGTAAGTTATACACTGCAATTATTACTGGCCAACAAGAGTAAGGATTAGAACGTTGCCCAAAGGGATTGAATCCATCAGTGCATAATCCAAGCCGAACATTCCTAGGGTCAGATGCAAACAAAGGATAAGTGCGATCGAAGTGCTTCCATGCCTCACTATCAACAGGATGTGACATAGTCCCATCAGTATGTTGGTTAAAAGCATGCCATACCATGTGCGCTGCGGTTTTGGATGACATAAACAACCTTTGAAGCCTAGGAATCAAAGGCAAGTAACGTAACACTTTAAATGGTAGATTTTTTTGTCGAGCCGTACTTGATTTCCTTGGCTTATACCGAGGGTGACCGCAAGTTTTACATGATGTTCCATCAATGTTTTCTTTGTAATATAGCATGCAATTGTTGACACAGACATCGATTTTTTGATAACCAAGCCCCAGAGTTGACATCATCTTTTTCGTGTTGTAGAAGTTGCTTGGCAAGAGATTACCTTCTGGTAGCATGCTCTTTATTATTGATAATAAATTGTCAAAACAATTATGACTAATGTGGAAATCTGACATGCAATTTAATAGTTGAGATACAGCTGATAAGCGTGTATGATTATTGCAACCTTCCCATAAGGGAGCATTAGCATCA
The Hevea brasiliensis isolate MT/VB/25A 57/8 chromosome 15, ASM3005281v1, whole genome shotgun sequence genome window above contains:
- the LOC131174044 gene encoding uncharacterized protein LOC131174044, yielding MSVDRSWMYKRLDVNGFLNPEFEVGVEYFLNFAYAQVDVASNDKIRCPCSKCKNKKYLQRIDVTYHLYKFGFVGAYTQWDAHGEGFTSEFNSLPTSSTSIDDMTQPTDTNNYRSMVMEAMNFDEDMAGVRNCFMGLEQEEPNPNASSFYGLLHDANAPLWEGCNNHTRLSAVSQLLNCMSDFHISHNCFDNLLSIIKSMLPEGNLLPSNFYNTKKMMSTLGLGYQKIDVCVNNCMLYYKENIDGTSCKTCGHPRYKPRKSSTARQKNLPFKVLRYLPLIPRLQRLFMSSKTAAHMVWHAFNQHTDGTMSHPVDSEAWKHFDRTYPLFASDPRNVRLGLCTDGFNPFGQRSNPYSCWPVIIAVYNLPPWMAMKKPYMFLNMVIPGPKSPGKSLDVFLRPLIDELKMLWTEGVLTHDIHTKQNFHMKAALLWTVSDFPAYGMLSGWSTHGKLACPYCMEGSKAFVLQHGGKASFFDCHRQFLPLNHPYRRQKDKFKKGVIERSPPPPRLSGDVIQNRVNSLPDIVFGTTSGKQTIPGFGVHHNWVKRSIFWELPYWNSNLIRHNLDVMHIEKNVFDNVFYTVMDVNGKTKDNSKAREDLKVYCKRPELHLVQYNGRVCKPKATYTLNKEQKQIICQWLKDLRLPDGYASNIARAVSVEDCKFLD